The Gemmatimonadaceae bacterium genomic sequence TTCGCCCGACGAGCTGGCGCAGCGACGAACGCAGGTCACGCCGCGCGCCCCACGCGTCACACGCGGCTGGCTGGGTCGGTATGCCCGGCTCGTGACCAACGCCAGTCACGGCGCGGTGCTCGCATGACCGTTTCGTCAAGCCAGACCCGCTCCGGCGCGCAGGTCATCTGCGAAGCGCTCGTGCGCGAAGGGGTCGAGGTGCTCTTCGGCATCCCGGGCGGCGCCATCATGCCCCTGTACCACGCGTTGTGGGAGTACCGCGATCGCCTGCATCACGTGTTGTGCCGCCACGAGCAGGGCGCAGGGCACGCCGCCGAGGGCTACGCGCGCGCCTCCGGGCGCGTGGGCGTGTGCATCGGCACGTCGGGCCCGGGCGCGACCAATCTCGTGACACCGATTGCCGATGCCTTCATGGACTCCACGCCGCTGGTGGTGATCACCGGCCAGGTACACAGCGCGCTGCTCGGCACGGATGCCTTCCAGGAGACCGACATCACCGGCATCACCATCCCGATCACCAAGCACTCGTACCTGGTCACCGACGCCCACGAGTTGCCACGGGTGATTCGTGAGGCGTTCCACCTGGCATCGAGCGGCCGGACGGGCCCGGTGCTCATTGACGTGACCAAAGATGCCCAGCAGACGCGCCTCGTGCCCGAGTGGCCGGCATCGTCGGATGCGGGTCGCATGGACGGCACCCCGCCGGCCGACCGTCTCCTGCGACACGCGGCCCGACTGCTCAACGTCTCGGCACGCCCGCTCATCCTGGCAGGCAACGGCGTGATCCAGTCCGGGGCCCACCACGTCCTCATGGCGGTCGCCGAGCGCACGGGTGTGCCCGTCGTCACCACGTTGCACGGGCTGGGCGCGTTCCCGCAGGACCACCCGCTGTCGCTGGGGATGCCGGGGATGCACGGCTGGGTCCACGTCAACCGGGCGCTGCAGTCGTGCGACGTGCTGCTCAACGTGGGCAGTCGCTTCGACGATCGTGTGACGGGCAAGGTCGCCACGTTCGCGCCGCGTGCGCGCGTGATCCACGTGGACGTCGATGCGTCGGAGATCGGCAAGCTGGTCCCCGTGACCGTCGGCATTCGCGGCGACGCGCGGCAGGTCCTCGAGGCGTTGCTGCCCCGCCTCGAGTCACGCGCACACCACGCCTGGCGGGCAGAGGTGCGCGAGATGCAGGCCACGCACCAGCCGCGGCAGACCTACGCTCGGCGCGATGGAGAGCGGCGCCTCATGCCCTACGATGTGCTGCGCGCCCTGAATGCGTCGTTCGCGTCACACGGTCAGTATCGCGTGATCAGCGACGTGGGGCAGCACCAGATGTGGACCGCGCAGTTGCTCGACTGGCGACGCCCTCGCTCCCACATCACGTCGGGCGGTGCCGGCACGATGGGCTTTGCCGTCCCGGCCGCCCTTGGCGCGGCGCTCGCCGCACCGGACGAGACCATCTGGGTGGTCGTTGGCGACGGCGGCTTCCAGATGACCAACCAGGAGCTGGCTACGCTGCAGCAGGAGGGCATCCGCAACGTGAAGATCGCCATCATCAACAACGGCTACCTCGGCATGGTGCGGCAGTGGCAGGAGCTCTTCGAGCAGCGGCGCTACAGCGGCACGCCGCTCTCCGCCCCGGACTTCGCCATGCTCGCGCGGGCCTACGGCCACCACGGCGTCGTCGTGGATCGCGTCGAGCAGGTGTCCGACGTTCTGACGCACGCGTGGAGCCACGACGGCGTCGTCGTCATCGATTTTCGCGTTGAGCGTGAAGCCAACGTGTTCCCCATGGTGCCGGCAGGCAGCTCGATCGGCGAGATGCTCACCGGGCCCGTTTCATGAACCCACACCTTCCCATGCAACACACCGTCATCGCTCTCGTGCATGATCGTCCCGGCGTGCTCAATCGCGCCGTCTCCCTGTTCCGACGCCGAGCCTTCAACATCGACTCGCTTTCGGTGGCCACCACGGAACAGTCCGGCTTGTCGCGGATGACCCTCGTGGTCCGGCGTGACGACGTCGCACAGGTCGTGCGCCAGCTCGAGCGGCTGGTCGACGTCGTGTCCGTGCGCGATGTCACGCACCAGCCGATGGTGGCGCACGAGCTCTGCCTCGTCAGGCTCGCCCCGCCGGGCAGCCGGCTCGGCGCGCTGCTGCGCATTGTTCACGAGTGCGACGCGCGCGTGGTCGAGACCGCGCCGCAGGCCATGCTCATCGCCGTGATGGGGCCGCCGGAGTCGGTCAGTACCTGCATCGAGCGGTTGCGGGGCTTCGGCATCCTCGAACTGACGCGCTCGGGACGCGTGGCCATGACCGTCGCCGGGATCCCCACGCCCGGGCGTCCATCGGCGGCACCATCCACCGACGCACCCTACACGTGGCAAGCAGACGGCGCGCTCGATCACGAGGCCGCGTAGCCTCGCGACCGGTGTTCACGCGCCTCACCCTCCACCCGATGCCCAGGGCACGCCGCACATGACCCGACTCTATTACGACGCCGACGCGACGCTCGATCGGCTCTCCGCTCGCCGCGTGGCGATCATCGGTTTCGGCAGCCAGGGCCACGCCCACGCCCTCAACCTGCGCGACAGCGGCGTCGATGTGCGCGTGGGCCTGAGCGAACACTCCGGGAGCCGGGAACGGGCGCGCACAGCCGGCCTGCGCACGCAGGGCGTCGCCGAGGCGACCCGCGAGGCTGATGTCGTCATGCTGCTCGTGCCCGATCACGTGCAGCGCACGGTGTACGAGGACTGCATCGCGCCGCACGTGCGCCCAGGCATGACGCTCATGTTCGCCCACGGGTTCAACGTCCACTTCGGCGAGATCGTGCCGCCAGCGCACGTGGACGTGAGCATGGTGGCGCCCAAGTCCCCGGGGCACCGCGTGCGCGAATTGTATGTCCAGGGCGGCGGCGTGCCGGCCCTGTTCGCCGTCCATCAGGACGCGTCGGGACACGCGACCGCCGACGCGCTCGCCTACGCGCGCGCGCTCGGTTGCACGCGGGCCGGGGTGCTCGAGACCACGTTCCGCGAGGAGACCGAGACCGATCTGTTCGGCGAGCAGGCCGTGCTGTGCGGCGGCGTCTCGGCGCTCGTGAAGGCCGGCTTCGAGACGCTCACCACGGCGGGCTATCGCCCTGAACTCGCGTACTTCGAGTGCCTCCACGAACTCAAGCTCATCGTGGACCTCATGTACCAGGGTGGCCTCAACTACATGCGCCACTCGGTGTCGGATACGGCGGAATGGGGCGACTACGTGGCCGGCCCACAGATCGTGAACGACGCGACCCGCGAGACCATGCGCCAGCTCCTGCACCGCATCCAGGACGGTTCGTTTGCGCGCGACTGGATCCGCGAGAACCGCACCGGGCGCACGATGTTCGATCGGGCCCGGCGGGCCGACGTCGAACACCAGATCGAGCAGGTGGGTCGCGAGCTGCGCCGCATGATGCCCTTCATCCAGCCGCGTGAGGTCCGGCCGGGCGAGGGCGCCGCGTGACCACCGACACCGACGAGACGGTCCGCATCTTCGATACGACGCTGCGCGACGGCGAACAGGCGCCTTCGTGCACCATGACGCGCACCGAAAAGCTGCTCGTGGCGCGACAACTCGTCAGGCTCGGCGTCGACATCATCGAGGCCGGGTTCCCCGCGGCCTCGATCGGCGACTGGGAGGCGGTACGAGCCATCGCCTCGGAGCTGGGCGATCCCGCTCACGGCACCATCATCTGCGGCCTGGCCCGCGCCACCGAGGCCGACATCGACCGCTGCGCCACGGCCCTCGCGCCGGCCTGCCGGAGCCGCATCCACACGTTCCTCGCTACGTCCGACATCCACCTCGAGCACAAGCTTCGACTGAGCCGCGCCCTGGCGCTCGACACCGTGTCGCGGATGGTGCGCTATGCGCGCAGCCGCTGCCGCGATGTGGAGTTTTCGCCTGAGGACGCGGCCCGTTCCGACCGCGCCTTCCTCCACGACGTGCTCGCCGCCGCCATCGAGGCCGGTGCGACGACCCTCAACATCCCGGATACGGTCGGTTACGCCACGCCTGACGAATACGGCGCGATGATCGCCGCGATCCGCGACAACGTGCCGGGTGCCCGTGACGTCGTGCTCAGCACGCATTGCCACGATGACCTCGGCCTCGCCGTGGCCAACTCGCTCGCTGGCGTTCGGGCCGGCGCGCGGCAGGTGGAATGCACCATCAACGGCATCGGGGAGCGAGCGGGCAACGCGGCGCTCGAAGAGGTGGTGATGGCGCTCAACGTGCGCCAGGCCGCCTTCGGCGTTCGCACACGCATCGACACGCGCGAGATCGGCCGAAGCTCGCGGCTCGTGGCACAATGCACCGGGACGCGCGTCGCGCCCAACAAGGCCATCGTCGGCGCCAACGCCTTCGCGCACGAAGCAGGCATTCACCAGGACGGATTGCTCAAGCACCGCCTGACGTACGAGATCATCGACGCGCGCCTGGTGGGTGCGGAGGGCTGCCGCCTGGTACTGGGCAAACACTCGGGGCGGCACGCGTTGCGCCAGCACCTCGTGGCCACAGGTCATGACCTGGACGAATACGAGTTCGCCAGGGTCTTCACCCGATTCAAGGACGTTGCCGACCGCAAGAAGTCGGTCGACGATCGCGACATCGAAGCGCTCGTGGCCGCCGAGACGCGCCGGCCGATCGCAGCACACACCCTCGATCAGGTGCAGATCGCGAGCGGGACACACGCGATTCCGACGGCGACGGTCCGCCTGCGTGGGCCGGACGGCGCGATGTCGGTCGCCTCGTCCCAGGGCGATGGACCGGTCGACGCCATCTGCCGCGCAGTGAACCTGGTCATGGGCGATGGCGCCGAACTCGTGGAGTTCTCCGTCGATGCGGTGACCGAAGGGATCAACGCGGTCGGTGGCGTCACGGTGAAGCTGCGCCAAACCACGGAGAGCGAACCAGTGGACAAAGGTCAACCGCTGCAGGCCACCGGGTTTGCCGCACACACCGACATTCTCGTGGCCACGGCCGAGGCGTACGTCGCGGCCATGAATACCCTGCGTCGGACCCGGCGAAGACTGATGACTCCGGTCCCGGACACACCGGCCGCGGAAGGTGCCGCATGAACGGGCCTCGCACGCTCGTGGACCGGATCTGGGACGCTCACGTCGTCCGCGCCGCAACCACGGACACACCGGATATCCTCTACATCGACCTGCACCTCGTACACGAGGTGACGTCGGCGCAGGCCTTTGCCGAACTCGAGGCGCGCGGCCTTGGAGTACGCCGGCCCGAGCGCACCATGGCGACGCTCGACCACGCTACACCGACCGCCCGCGACGCCGCGACCGGTCAGCTCGCGCAGCCAGCTCCGCCCGCACTGGCGCAGATCGAGCGCCTCGCCTCAAACGCTCGGCAGCATCGCGTGCCGCTCCTCGACATGCAGGACCAGCGTCGCGGTATCGTGCACGTCGTCGGCCCCGAACTCGGCCTCACGCACCCAGGCATGACCATCGTGTGCGGCGACAGCCACACCAGCACGCACGGCGCGTTTGGAGCGCTCGCCTTTGGCATCGGCACGTCCGAGGTGGCCAACGTACTGGCCACGCAGTCCCTGCTCCTCGCGCGGCCCCGGACGATGGAGGTCCACGTGGAGGGCACGCCGGGGCCCGGCGTCACGGCCAAGGATCTCGTCCTCGCGATCATCGCGCGACTGGGCGTCGGTGGCGGCACGGGCCACGTGATCGAATACACTGGCTCCGTCATTCGCGCGCTCGACATGGAGGGCCGCATGACGGTGTGCAACATGTCGATCGAGGCGGGTGCGCGCGCCGGGCTCGTTGCGCCCGACGACACCACGTTTGCGTACCTGGCCGGACGACCGCATGCGCCTCGTGGTGCCGCGTGGGACACAGCCGTCGCCACGTGGCGAGAACTGCGCACAGACCCCGGGGCTGTGTACGATGCCCGGGTCGCGATCGACGTGACGGCGCTTGCACCGATGATCTCCTGGGGCACGAACCCGGGCATGACCATCCCCATCGACGGACGCATCCCGCAACCGAGCGGCGTGCCTGACGAGACCGAGCGCGCACAACTCGAACGCGCCCTGGCGTACATGGCCCTCGAGCCAGGCACGCCAATGCTGGGACGGCGCGTGGACGTCGTCTTCGTGGGCAGCTGCACGAATGCCCGCATCTCCGACCTGCGCGCGGCCGCGTCTGTCCTGCACGGGCGTCGCGTGGCCAGCAACGTACGCATGCTGGTGGTACCGGGATCGCAGGCAGTGAAGCGACAGGCCGAGGACGAAGGGCTGGCGGAGGTCTTCGCGGCAGCGGGCGCCGAATGGCGGGAGAGCGGTTGCTCGATGTGCATCGCGATGAACGGCGATCAGCTCGATCGCGGGCAATACGCCGTGAGCACGAGTAACCGCAACTTCGAGGGCCGACAGGGCGCTGGCGGCAGAACTTTTCTCGCATCCCCGCTCACCGCCGCCGCGTCGGCCGTGGTCGGCCGCATCACCGACGTGAGGACCCTCAGCTGATGCAACCCTTCACCCGACTCACCTCACACGCGGTCGTGCTGTTGCGCGACGATGTCGACACCGACCAGATCATTCCTGCCCGTTTCCTCACCACGACTTCCCGGGCAGGACTCGGTCGCCACCTGTTCGCCGACTGGCGAACGACGCCACCGTCCGGTGCGCCGTTCGATCGCGATCACCCGGCGCATTCCGGCGCGCGCATTCTCATCGTGGGCCGCAACTTCGGATGCGGTTCCTCGCGCGAACACGCCGCGTGGGCCATCGCCGGCTTCGGCTTCCGTGTGGTGATCGCCCGATCGTTCGCCGACATCTTCAGGAGCAACGCGCTCAAGAACGGGCTCGTCCCCGTGGCGCTCACGGACGAGGATCATGCCTCCCTGCTCGTCGCGATCGGACTCAATGGTGAATGCGAGATCCGCGTCGATCTGGCCACGATGACCGTGTCAGCGGGCGCGATGTCCTGGGACTTCACGCTTCCGGCCTTCGCGCGCCGCTGCCTCCTCGATGGAGTCGATGAACTCGGATTCCTCCTCGGTGCCACTCCCGAGATCGCGGCGTTCGAGGCACGACATCCGGCCACGATCGCCACCACCGGCTGACCCGATGCACGCACGCATTGCCTTGCTCGCCGGCGACGGCGTGGGCCCCGAGGTTGCCGCCGAAGCCGTGAAAGTCCTGACGGCCGTCGGCCGCGTCGCGGGACATCGCTTCGAGTTTGCGCCCGCGCTCGTCGGCGGCGCCGCGATCGACGCGACCGGATCCGCGCTGCCAGCCGCAACGCGCGACGTGGTCGCCGCCTCGGACGCGACGCTCCTCGGCGCAGTGGGTGGGCCCCGGTGGAACGCGGCGCCCGTGCGACCCGAATCCGGGCTGCTCGAGCTGCGCGCGTTCATGGGCGTCTATGCGAATCTGCGGCCCGTTCCGCTGTTCGACGCCGGTCGACGCATGTCGCCCCTGCGTGCCGAGGTGCTCGATGGCGTGGACCTCGTGGTCGTTCGCGAGCTGACCGGGGGGCTCTACTATGGCGACCGGCATCGCGGGGGCGACGTGGCCTGGGAGACGTGCCGGTATTCGGAGTTGGAGGTCGCCCGTGTCGTGCGCGTTGCGGCGCGGCTCGCCATTACGCGACGCCGAAAGCTCACGTCGATCGACAAGGCCAACGTGCTCGAGACCTCTCGACTCTGGCGCCAGGTCACGGAGCGCGTGATGCGCGACGAGTTCCCCGACGTCACCCTCGATCACCTCTACGTGGACGCAGCAGCCATGTTCCTCGTGCGCGAGCCGGCCCGATTCGACGTGCTCGTGACCGAGAACCTCTTTGGCGATATCCTGTCGGACGAGTCGTCGGTGCTCGCCGGGTCCATCGGGCTGCTGCCGTCGGCGTCGTTGGGTGAGGCGGTCGATGGTCGGCCACCGGCCGGATTGTACGAACCGATCCACGGTTCTGCGCCAGACATTGCGGGGCGCGGCATCGCGAACCCGATCGGCATGATCCTGAGCACCGCGATGATGCTGCGCCACTCGTTCGCGCTCGACGCCGAAGCACGCCTGGTAGAGGCGGCCGTGGCCGCGGCGCTCGATGATGGGTGGCTGACGCCGGACGTCGCGTCAGCGGAGCGTCCCGCACGATCAACGGCCGACGTCGGGTCGGAGATCGCGCGCCGGATTGAAGCTGGCTATCCGTGAGCTGTGGGCGTTAGGCTTCCGCCGCCGTTCAACGCGCGGTTCATCGTCGATCACGACGACTCCGGGCGATGCATCCTCCAACGCGCCGATTATGAATGGCACGGCCATTCTGATGCGGCTGCGGGCGACAGATCGAAGGCAGGCTGATGGACGGGTCGAGCGCCGCCCGTTCATCTAAAGCCCCCACCCAACTACCGCTTGATCCATTGCGGCGCGAGCCCTCCGCCCCAGGCGGCGTTCACCGTTCGCAGTCGCAGACCCGTTCCGTCGGGCCGCAAGGTATAGAGATCGCCACGACCACCAAGAGAGAAGGCGATCAGCGTGCCATCCGGCGACCACGAGGGGCCCGACTCCAGCCCCAGGACCGGCAGGCGTGTTGACACCAGCGTGGTGACGTCGATGATCGTGATGTCCGCCTCGGCGCCGTAGTAGCGCAGGAACGCGAGCCGCTGGCCATCTGGCGACCAGGTTGGCGAGCTGTCGAATCCCGTCGTCGTGCTCGTGACCTGGCGCTTGTCGCTCCCATCGGCGCGCATC encodes the following:
- the leuD gene encoding 3-isopropylmalate dehydratase small subunit produces the protein MQPFTRLTSHAVVLLRDDVDTDQIIPARFLTTTSRAGLGRHLFADWRTTPPSGAPFDRDHPAHSGARILIVGRNFGCGSSREHAAWAIAGFGFRVVIARSFADIFRSNALKNGLVPVALTDEDHASLLVAIGLNGECEIRVDLATMTVSAGAMSWDFTLPAFARRCLLDGVDELGFLLGATPEIAAFEARHPATIATTG
- the leuB gene encoding 3-isopropylmalate dehydrogenase — its product is MHARIALLAGDGVGPEVAAEAVKVLTAVGRVAGHRFEFAPALVGGAAIDATGSALPAATRDVVAASDATLLGAVGGPRWNAAPVRPESGLLELRAFMGVYANLRPVPLFDAGRRMSPLRAEVLDGVDLVVVRELTGGLYYGDRHRGGDVAWETCRYSELEVARVVRVAARLAITRRRKLTSIDKANVLETSRLWRQVTERVMRDEFPDVTLDHLYVDAAAMFLVREPARFDVLVTENLFGDILSDESSVLAGSIGLLPSASLGEAVDGRPPAGLYEPIHGSAPDIAGRGIANPIGMILSTAMMLRHSFALDAEARLVEAAVAAALDDGWLTPDVASAERPARSTADVGSEIARRIEAGYP
- the ilvN gene encoding acetolactate synthase small subunit, producing MQHTVIALVHDRPGVLNRAVSLFRRRAFNIDSLSVATTEQSGLSRMTLVVRRDDVAQVVRQLERLVDVVSVRDVTHQPMVAHELCLVRLAPPGSRLGALLRIVHECDARVVETAPQAMLIAVMGPPESVSTCIERLRGFGILELTRSGRVAMTVAGIPTPGRPSAAPSTDAPYTWQADGALDHEAA
- the leuC gene encoding 3-isopropylmalate dehydratase large subunit — encoded protein: MNGPRTLVDRIWDAHVVRAATTDTPDILYIDLHLVHEVTSAQAFAELEARGLGVRRPERTMATLDHATPTARDAATGQLAQPAPPALAQIERLASNARQHRVPLLDMQDQRRGIVHVVGPELGLTHPGMTIVCGDSHTSTHGAFGALAFGIGTSEVANVLATQSLLLARPRTMEVHVEGTPGPGVTAKDLVLAIIARLGVGGGTGHVIEYTGSVIRALDMEGRMTVCNMSIEAGARAGLVAPDDTTFAYLAGRPHAPRGAAWDTAVATWRELRTDPGAVYDARVAIDVTALAPMISWGTNPGMTIPIDGRIPQPSGVPDETERAQLERALAYMALEPGTPMLGRRVDVVFVGSCTNARISDLRAAASVLHGRRVASNVRMLVVPGSQAVKRQAEDEGLAEVFAAAGAEWRESGCSMCIAMNGDQLDRGQYAVSTSNRNFEGRQGAGGRTFLASPLTAAASAVVGRITDVRTLS
- a CDS encoding 2-isopropylmalate synthase, with protein sequence MTTDTDETVRIFDTTLRDGEQAPSCTMTRTEKLLVARQLVRLGVDIIEAGFPAASIGDWEAVRAIASELGDPAHGTIICGLARATEADIDRCATALAPACRSRIHTFLATSDIHLEHKLRLSRALALDTVSRMVRYARSRCRDVEFSPEDAARSDRAFLHDVLAAAIEAGATTLNIPDTVGYATPDEYGAMIAAIRDNVPGARDVVLSTHCHDDLGLAVANSLAGVRAGARQVECTINGIGERAGNAALEEVVMALNVRQAAFGVRTRIDTREIGRSSRLVAQCTGTRVAPNKAIVGANAFAHEAGIHQDGLLKHRLTYEIIDARLVGAEGCRLVLGKHSGRHALRQHLVATGHDLDEYEFARVFTRFKDVADRKKSVDDRDIEALVAAETRRPIAAHTLDQVQIASGTHAIPTATVRLRGPDGAMSVASSQGDGPVDAICRAVNLVMGDGAELVEFSVDAVTEGINAVGGVTVKLRQTTESEPVDKGQPLQATGFAAHTDILVATAEAYVAAMNTLRRTRRRLMTPVPDTPAAEGAA
- the ilvC gene encoding ketol-acid reductoisomerase, which encodes MTRLYYDADATLDRLSARRVAIIGFGSQGHAHALNLRDSGVDVRVGLSEHSGSRERARTAGLRTQGVAEATREADVVMLLVPDHVQRTVYEDCIAPHVRPGMTLMFAHGFNVHFGEIVPPAHVDVSMVAPKSPGHRVRELYVQGGGVPALFAVHQDASGHATADALAYARALGCTRAGVLETTFREETETDLFGEQAVLCGGVSALVKAGFETLTTAGYRPELAYFECLHELKLIVDLMYQGGLNYMRHSVSDTAEWGDYVAGPQIVNDATRETMRQLLHRIQDGSFARDWIRENRTGRTMFDRARRADVEHQIEQVGRELRRMMPFIQPREVRPGEGAA
- the ilvB gene encoding biosynthetic-type acetolactate synthase large subunit, yielding MTVSSSQTRSGAQVICEALVREGVEVLFGIPGGAIMPLYHALWEYRDRLHHVLCRHEQGAGHAAEGYARASGRVGVCIGTSGPGATNLVTPIADAFMDSTPLVVITGQVHSALLGTDAFQETDITGITIPITKHSYLVTDAHELPRVIREAFHLASSGRTGPVLIDVTKDAQQTRLVPEWPASSDAGRMDGTPPADRLLRHAARLLNVSARPLILAGNGVIQSGAHHVLMAVAERTGVPVVTTLHGLGAFPQDHPLSLGMPGMHGWVHVNRALQSCDVLLNVGSRFDDRVTGKVATFAPRARVIHVDVDASEIGKLVPVTVGIRGDARQVLEALLPRLESRAHHAWRAEVREMQATHQPRQTYARRDGERRLMPYDVLRALNASFASHGQYRVISDVGQHQMWTAQLLDWRRPRSHITSGGAGTMGFAVPAALGAALAAPDETIWVVVGDGGFQMTNQELATLQQEGIRNVKIAIINNGYLGMVRQWQELFEQRRYSGTPLSAPDFAMLARAYGHHGVVVDRVEQVSDVLTHAWSHDGVVVIDFRVEREANVFPMVPAGSSIGEMLTGPVS